The bacterium genomic sequence CCCGCCGCAGCTCGGGAAAACTGTGGCCGTCGCAGTCTATAACGTGGAAGCCGAAAGCGCGCCACTTGTCCGAGAGCGGCTCCAGCGCCATCACCTTCTCGGTATCGCCGTCGATTTGCAGGCGGTTGCGGTCCACGACGGCCGTGAGGTTGTCCAGGCCGTAGTGGGCGGCGGTCATGGCCGCCTCCCAGCACTGCCCCTCGTCGAGCTCCCCGTCGCCCAACAGGCACCAGTAGCGGGAGTCCCGGCCGTCGAGCCGCGCCGCCAGCGCCATCCCGTTCGCTATACTGAGCCCCTGGCCCAGCGACCCGGTGCTCGCGTCAATCCCGGGGGTGTGTATCGAGGGGTGCCCCTGGAGGATGTGGCCCACCTCGCGCAGGTGGCAGAGCTCCTCGGCGGGGAAATAGCCGCAGTAGGCCAGAAGGGCGTAGAGGATGGGGCAGGCGTGGCCCTTGGAGAGGACGAAGCGGTCGCGGTCGGGCCGCTGGGGGTCCGCCGGGTCGTGGCGCAACTCGCCCAGGTACAAAAGGCTCAGAATCTCCACCGCCGAGAGGGACCCGCCGGGGTGCCCCGAGCCGGCCCGGTGGGTCATGCACACGATCTCGCAGCGGAGAAGCTTCGCCAGCTCGACGAGCGGCTCGTCCCGGTCGAACTCGGGTTTCGGGTAGGGGAAAGCGGTCAATGCGGGGGTGCTCCTGGGATGGAGTGGGGGGATTTTCACCGAAATAATGCCATTAAATCGCCCCGGGCGCAACCGGGGTATCGTCGGTTCTTCGCGGCGGAATAAGCGCCTTCACTTGTAATCTAGAATTCGTATGTGATGGAAATTTTCTGAGCGATGGGGACGCCGTTCTGGGTGGCAGGCTCCCACTGGGAGGCCCAGGCCGCCTCGATGGCCGCCTGATCGGCCTCTGCCTTGCCGGTGCTGCG encodes the following:
- a CDS encoding transketolase, which codes for MTAFPYPKPEFDRDEPLVELAKLLRCEIVCMTHRAGSGHPGGSLSAVEILSLLYLGELRHDPADPQRPDRDRFVLSKGHACPILYALLAYCGYFPAEELCHLREVGHILQGHPSIHTPGIDASTGSLGQGLSIANGMALAARLDGRDSRYWCLLGDGELDEGQCWEAAMTAAHYGLDNLTAVVDRNRLQIDGDTEKVMALEPLSDKWRAFGFHVIDCDGHSFPELRRAYAEARETRGKPTCIIAHTHKGRGVSFMTDQAGWHGRAPNSEELVRAVGEVCGCAPETPECCLKLARGGGR